A genomic segment from Thermostichus lividus PCC 6715 encodes:
- a CDS encoding GTPase family protein gives MISVVKANVKPLPQYLRSLTRWFQVDATALAEVLATARQQLPVTEVLLIGKPQSGKSSIVRGMTGASPSIVGSGFRPHTRQTQRYHYPTADLPLITFTDTVGLGETPAQTEQVVAELDHLLRESQRARVIILTLKVTDFASDRLYQVAKELKRHHPDIPFLVAVTCLHELYPPSQENHPPYPPDFPDLTLAIAGLTERFADISDRVVPIDFTLEEDGYTPLFYGFESLAATLETVLPKAEAHMLRQLVVHSDLGDRLAPLYRQVGRRYIAPFAVMAGTLSAVPFPFATMPVLVAVQVVMVILLGQLYGQTLSPSQAGGILTTIGGGFVARLIGQQLIKFVPGVGSVLAASWAAAYTWALGEAACVYFGDLMGGKTPDLERIQQVLQDTLTSAKLNLTRS, from the coding sequence ATGATCAGCGTGGTGAAAGCCAACGTTAAGCCACTCCCCCAGTATCTGCGATCGCTAACCCGCTGGTTTCAGGTGGATGCCACGGCCTTGGCAGAGGTGTTGGCAACAGCGCGGCAACAGCTTCCTGTGACCGAAGTTCTACTGATTGGCAAGCCCCAATCGGGTAAAAGTTCAATTGTGCGAGGGATGACGGGAGCCTCCCCAAGTATTGTGGGTTCGGGCTTTCGCCCCCATACACGTCAGACGCAACGCTATCACTACCCGACAGCGGATTTACCCCTGATCACCTTTACCGACACGGTGGGGTTAGGGGAAACCCCAGCCCAGACAGAGCAGGTGGTGGCGGAACTGGATCACCTTCTGCGGGAGAGTCAGCGGGCACGGGTGATTATTCTAACCCTGAAAGTCACAGACTTTGCCAGCGATCGCCTCTATCAGGTGGCCAAGGAACTCAAACGCCATCATCCCGACATTCCCTTTTTAGTGGCAGTTACCTGCTTGCACGAGTTATATCCACCCAGCCAAGAGAATCATCCGCCCTACCCGCCGGACTTCCCTGATCTCACCTTGGCGATCGCAGGGTTAACAGAGCGCTTTGCTGACATTAGCGATCGCGTGGTTCCGATTGACTTTACCTTGGAGGAAGATGGCTACACACCGCTGTTCTACGGGTTTGAATCCTTAGCAGCAACCCTAGAAACTGTGCTGCCCAAGGCAGAGGCTCATATGCTGCGGCAGCTGGTGGTGCACTCAGACCTTGGCGATCGCCTTGCCCCACTCTATCGCCAAGTGGGACGGCGTTACATTGCGCCCTTTGCGGTGATGGCGGGCACGCTCTCGGCGGTACCCTTTCCCTTTGCCACGATGCCGGTCTTGGTAGCAGTGCAGGTGGTGATGGTGATTCTGCTCGGGCAGCTGTACGGTCAAACGCTGTCACCATCGCAAGCTGGGGGAATTTTAACCACGATTGGCGGTGGGTTTGTCGCCCGCTTGATCGGTCAGCAGTTGATTAAGTTCGTTCCTGGGGTGGGGTCGGTGCTCGCTGCCTCCTGGGCTGCGGCCTATACTTGGGCATTGGGAGAGGCAGCCTGCGTCTATTTTGGTGATCTCATGGGAGGGAAAACCCCGGATCTGGAACGGATTCAGCAGGTGTTACAGGACACCCTCACCTCGGCAAAACTCAACCTAACCAGGTCTTAG